In a genomic window of Sulfurimonas denitrificans DSM 1251:
- a CDS encoding endonuclease MutS2: MPIIAPTKIDLLINQLDLNEHINSFKSFFSRDDSLFMEGDQELHYRYIKSLDAIEFKAPPKVADFTNIKLHLQKRGVLHFEQIFEIVKVVRYFRYFKNKNLQSIIGEWMDKFVIEPKFFEVEKYFTHDGKFEENLDETLFALGSRIKEQKATINSSLKRLTSSSKITPYLIDSQLHLINDEEALLVRGGFNHVLKGAIVGRSSSGGFYVSPDSILKAKEQIRYITQEREAIFYTYAKEFSSKLSDLLPFINFIDKEFTKFDNYQARVLFAKSKNLSLIKSKKDSKITLEGFIHPALHHAKPIHVDFSKNILMITGVNAGGKTMLLKSILSAAFMAKYIIPMKLNEHKSHIGNFKGIHAIIDDPQNVKNDISTFAGRMQQFSKIFEHRDALIGVDEIELGTDSDEAAALFKVILDELILRGQKIVVTTHHKRLAALMADRDDVELMAAIYDEQNRVPTYEFMHGIIGKSYAFETASRYGISNKIVNEAKAVYGDNSEKLNILIERGSQLERELKQKHKIVDEKLQNITLKELELKEIKESLFKELDREKSALKESYEIAINEAKAAARAGDTQAIHRAMNKAKEKLPQTTNEPKIAQIAEFNIGDNVKYHSKKGVIVAMKDKKEAIVEVDGMRVRVQTSQLKHTQIIKQKPRTDVNLQVQKRAGLKCDLHGMRAEEANEVLDKFISDALINGWDEVIVYHGIGTGKLSYAVKEFLKAHPRVKKFEDAPQHMGGFGAKIVTL; the protein is encoded by the coding sequence ATGCCAATAATTGCTCCAACAAAGATTGATTTACTTATCAATCAGCTCGATTTAAATGAGCATATAAACTCTTTTAAAAGTTTCTTCTCTCGTGATGACTCTCTCTTTATGGAGGGCGATCAAGAACTTCACTACCGTTACATCAAATCACTTGATGCTATAGAGTTTAAAGCTCCTCCAAAAGTAGCTGACTTTACAAATATAAAACTTCATCTTCAAAAGCGTGGTGTATTGCACTTTGAGCAGATTTTTGAGATTGTAAAAGTTGTTCGCTATTTTCGCTACTTTAAAAACAAAAATCTCCAAAGCATTATCGGTGAGTGGATGGATAAGTTTGTCATTGAGCCAAAATTTTTTGAAGTTGAGAAGTACTTTACACATGATGGCAAATTTGAAGAAAATCTTGATGAGACTCTTTTTGCCCTTGGCTCAAGAATCAAAGAGCAAAAAGCAACTATAAACAGTTCACTAAAGCGACTCACATCAAGTTCAAAAATTACGCCATACCTTATAGACAGCCAACTACATCTCATAAATGATGAAGAAGCTCTTTTGGTTCGTGGTGGATTTAACCATGTCCTAAAAGGCGCAATAGTAGGCAGAAGCAGCAGTGGAGGCTTCTATGTCTCACCAGATAGCATACTAAAGGCAAAAGAGCAAATTCGCTACATCACTCAAGAGCGAGAAGCAATTTTTTATACTTATGCAAAAGAGTTTTCATCAAAACTCTCAGATCTTTTACCCTTTATAAATTTTATAGACAAAGAGTTTACTAAATTTGACAATTATCAAGCTAGAGTTTTGTTTGCAAAGAGTAAAAATCTATCACTCATAAAATCAAAAAAAGATTCAAAAATCACTCTGGAGGGTTTTATCCACCCTGCTCTGCACCATGCAAAACCTATACATGTAGATTTTTCTAAAAATATCTTAATGATAACTGGTGTAAACGCTGGTGGAAAAACTATGCTTTTAAAGTCGATTTTAAGTGCCGCTTTTATGGCGAAGTATATCATCCCAATGAAATTAAACGAGCATAAATCACATATTGGAAATTTTAAAGGCATTCATGCAATCATTGACGACCCTCAAAATGTCAAAAATGATATATCTACATTTGCAGGGCGTATGCAGCAGTTTTCAAAGATTTTTGAACATAGAGATGCACTTATCGGAGTTGATGAGATAGAGCTTGGAACCGATAGTGACGAAGCAGCAGCTCTATTTAAAGTCATCCTTGATGAGTTAATTTTAAGAGGGCAAAAGATAGTAGTCACAACCCATCACAAACGCCTTGCCGCTCTTATGGCTGATCGTGATGATGTAGAACTTATGGCGGCGATTTATGATGAGCAAAATAGAGTTCCAACTTATGAGTTTATGCACGGGATTATCGGTAAAAGTTACGCATTTGAGACTGCAAGCAGATATGGAATCTCAAACAAAATCGTTAATGAGGCAAAAGCCGTTTATGGCGATAACAGTGAGAAGCTAAATATTCTTATAGAGAGAGGCTCACAGCTTGAGCGAGAGTTGAAACAAAAACATAAAATAGTCGATGAAAAGCTACAGAACATAACACTCAAAGAGTTAGAGTTAAAAGAGATAAAAGAGTCTCTCTTTAAAGAGCTAGATAGAGAAAAAAGCGCCCTTAAAGAGAGTTATGAAATCGCCATAAATGAGGCAAAAGCAGCTGCTCGAGCTGGAGATACACAAGCTATTCATAGAGCTATGAACAAGGCAAAAGAGAAACTTCCACAAACCACAAACGAACCAAAAATCGCTCAAATTGCAGAATTTAACATCGGTGATAACGTAAAATACCATAGCAAAAAAGGTGTGATTGTAGCTATGAAAGATAAAAAAGAGGCTATTGTAGAAGTTGATGGGATGAGAGTAAGAGTACAAACATCACAACTAAAACATACTCAAATTATAAAGCAAAAACCAAGAACTGACGTAAATCTACAAGTTCAAAAAAGAGCGGGATTAAAATGCGATTTGCATGGCATGAGAGCCGAAGAAGCCAACGAAGTATTAGACAAATTTATCTCAGACGCACTTATAAACGGTTGGGATGAAGTGATAGTCTATCACGGCATAGGAACGGGAAAACTCTCTTACGCAGTCAAAGAGTTTCTAAAAGCTCACCCAAGAGTCAAAAAATTTGAAGACGCACCACAACACATGGGTGGTTTTGGGGCGAAAATAGTGACTCTGTAA